The following nucleotide sequence is from Hevea brasiliensis isolate MT/VB/25A 57/8 chromosome 7, ASM3005281v1, whole genome shotgun sequence.
ataaatatttgaatCCCTCACCATCATAGTTTCAAACGACGTCGGATATGGTTTCATAAAGTAAGTAGGTGTATTTGATAGGTGAAAGTATAAATATAAGCACATGTCCTCCCCCATCTTCCCAAGCTTTACCTGTTTTTATAGACACAGAGAAAAGCGGGAGAGAGAGAGCTTTGAAAACGAGGTGTAGTGTTGGTTTATTATTTGATCAATCTCTTTCTCTCTCCATTACGGTTAACTGGGATAGGGTTTTCCTTTCCTTCCTTTCTCTTTTCGTTAAGCGCTATCACCTTAGCGCCCCTTTGAGGTACGCAATTCAATGCTCTGTTTCTTTATGTAAATTCGGATTTTatgcatcttttttttttttttaaattttgtccaTTCACTTGATTCTTAGGTTTAGGTTTAGGCTTGTTCATTGGGTTTTAGCTTTTTCTTTTTGTGCTGTTTTAGCAAATTCCTgtgattttttttgaattttgctTATTTGATGCTTTCATGTTATAATTTTGTTGATTTATTTTAAGgggtgtttggattttgggttatTACTTGTGCATATTAGTGCATTATGCAATTGTGAATTTTCGGTGAATTTTAATGGATGTAGATTTTTTTTTGGTTGAAATTATGCTTAATGGAAGCTTTCAGTTGGCTACAATGTAATAATTgctattgaattaaaaaatacaaTGTTTCTTTTCTCCCTAATTTTTGGATTTTCATAAGTGTAGATTAGAGTTTGATTGATATGGAAAGTAATGAGGATGGTGGAACCCATTCTGAACCTCCTGATCCAGATGTTCTTGAGGTGGATCCAACTGGTCGATACATAAGAGTAATGTTCTTGTTTCGTTGTCTTGTTTGATTGGTTCCTTCCTGCCTGGAGTTTGGTTATATAGTTTTGTCTAGTATTGTATACTTTTGTTTGAATGAAACTGGAATTCACCAATTGAAGAGATTCTGCAATCAATATATGATTAGAATCTGTAGCTTCTTACTTTTCCTCTATTTATCTGTATTGACTGAATTAATATCcttttttggttttatcaaattgTTAATTGATTGCATGTGATTTCTAACAGTACAAGGAGGTGCTTGGAAAAGGTGCTTTTAAGAGAGTGTATCCTTTGGTTATTTTGTCATggctaattattttcttctttcatTGAACTTCCTTCACGACGTAATATTTTTGCTGGCCCCTTTTTTTACTTTACCTAGGTAAATCAAGTTTGAAATACTTGAAAGTTAATTTTCTACATTAAAAAAATCTAATGAGAAGCATGTGACAACTGACAAGTTGATAGATTTAGCAATTCTATTTCTGGAATCAGGCaaacttttcctttttttttaacttgTTTGATCTCCATTTTCAAATTTGGATTCTTTCCTTAATCTCATTGTCCATTAGTTATAAGGCATTTGATGAAGTTAATGGACTTGAAGTAGCATGGAGCCAAGTTCAGATTGATGAGGTGTTACAGTCACCTGAAGACTTGGAGAGGCTTTACTCTGAAGTACATCTCCTGAAATCGTTGAAGCATAGCAATATTGTAAAGTTCTACAATTCATGGATTGATGATAAAAACAAGACTGTTAATATTATAACTGAGTTATTTACCTCGGGTAACTTGAGACGGtaagtttaatttaattcttatgcatttattaaaattttcatttctaatttTATGCTGAAATTAGCTTTGGTGTGATATTTGATGTAGGTACCGAAAGAAACATAGGAATGTTGACCTTAAGGCTTTGAAGTGTTGGGCTAGACAGATTTTGATGGGTTTGAGCTACCTTCACAGTCACAAGCCTCCAATTATTCATAGGGATCTGAAATgtgataatatatttattaatggtAACCAAGGGGAAGTTAAAATCGGAGATCTCGGTTTGGCAACTGTCATGGGGCAGGCACATGACAAAAGTGTTATAGGTGTTTGTTTTTCCCCCCCAATTTTCCTGAATACTTTTTATTCCATGATGCACATGGGTTTGGTGTGCACTATAATATTCACGTTTTCTTGATATTATTAGTATCATTAACATTTTGATGGCACTATTTGTGCATTTTATTTACATTACAGTTTTTGGTTCTTCAATTACATGTTTTACCTTGATGTTGATCTATTGTATATGTCATTTTAATAGGAACCCCTGAGTTTATGGCACCTGAGCTGTATGATGAGGACTATAATGAGTTGGTTGATATATATTCCTTTGGGATGTGCATGCTGGAGATGGTTACTTTTGAATATCCTTATAGTGAATGTAGGAACTCAGCTCAGATATATAAGAAGGTTTCATCTGTAAGTCTTTTGAATAACCAACTTTTGTTTCTTTTAGCTGATGAACTCCAATTCTTGCAATGTTTGTCAATTATCTTACTCTTAGTCTCATTcttattttctttctctttctttttcttcggTGTAGGGAATAAAGCCTGCTGCCCTCTCTAAGGTAAAAGATCAAGAAGTGAAACTTTTTATTAATAAGTGCTTAGTCCCAGCATCTCAAAGATTGTCTGCAAAAGAGCTTCTTATGGACCCATTTCTTGCATTGAATGGATTAGCAAGGAACCGTCCCTTGCCACTTCCTGATATTGTTCTGCCCAGGACAGCAGCCTTTGGAGATCGTTGTTTGATGTCAGAAGGACCTGCCAATACACGAAATAAACCCTCTTCCCTGGATTTGGATCATGATCCTGATATGCCTATCATCACATCTTCGAATAATTCCATTGATGGGCATTTGGATTCTCCATGTGTGGAGGTTCGAAGGGCAAAGAGAGGCAATATTTTCTTGTTAAGAGGTGAAGGAAGTGATGAAAACTCTGTATCAATAGTTCTTCGAATAGCTGATCAGAATGGTAAGTACATTCTTATCAGAATTCATCTCCACTTCTCCATTTTTAATTTCACAAGTATCAAACTTTATTTTTGCTTTTTATCACAGGTTCTCGGGTTAGAAATATTCATTTCATATTCTACCTTGATGGTGATACTGCTATTTCAGTTTCAAGTGAAATGGTTGAGCAGCTAGAACTAGAGGATCAAAACATTACATTCATAGCAGAGCTGATTGATTTGTTGCTGTTGAAATTAATACCCAATTGGAAACCTTGTGTGCTCATTGAGCATCTAGTTCCTCAAAATAGAACAGAAAACTCTAAGGGAAACCAGAAGAACCATCATTCATCAGAAAATGTGGAGACTGTTTCAAGTACTTCATGTTGTCAATCTTGTTCTCTAAGGGGATCAGTTCCAATCATAGAAACAGAGGAGTGTTCTGGTTTTATTAAACTTGATGAGATATCTCATATTGATAAGTTTGGTTACCAGACCACAGCAGAGGTCGATGATCGTGGTTCAGCGATGTCATATGTTTCTGCGGCTTCTACTGAGTGGAATGACAAAAGGTTATCTTTCAATTCAAACATCTCCATGGAATCGGCACTTACAGACTTTGATGGCAATGGTTTGAAAGGTACCCTAGGAGAGTTCTTTGTCAGGATGGAAAGTCCATTCCCTGATGACAAAAGCAAATTAATGGACATGAACAATAGCCACGTGGAGATCTGTTCGACCAACATTTCCTCTTTGCCTAAGGATGATAATGAGGATTTGAGAAGGGAGCTGGAGGATATAGAAATGAAATATCAAGAGGCAATTAAACAGATATACAAGAGAAGACATGAAGCTATCTTGGAGACAACAAAGAGGTTCTCACAAAAAAATGTAGGGTTTGTTCACTAGTTTTCGCATGTTTGTTTTTGTTTTTACACTCCTCCCCCACCAATCTCCCACTTTACTTTTCTGCAATCATAATTGTTGAACGTGTAGATATGTTTTTATTTTGAGAGGAAGATGAAGTGtaaatgagattttttttttcttttgcatgcTCTGTATACATATGCTATTAGTCTCCCCTAAATTTATTTTaggaaattttttataatatagttCTAAATTTATATTTAGGGATACTAATGTATAGAATACTTTTGAATCTGATTAAATTCATTCTAAAGTATACATCCTAAACTCGATTATCGTCAGAGTATTATTTGAAttagtttaattttatattaaaatattttaattaataatttatataagatatatttttattaataatttatattttaaaatttagtaatctaataaaaatatttaagtttatttatttaaaatataatatgttaaaatttataaatattatcatgaaaatatatttttatatttaattatttttataaataattcgaGTATTGAATGTTCAATAcattaatcaaaatttaaattcgtAATGAAtacttattattaaatttaattcattttaaatctAATTACATACCATGCGAATATGTCCTTAAAGCATCTTTGATAAGTTCAATgagtaaaataaatttttaatcttGTAATTAGTATAATAAATTGGATTCttgctttctttctttttttttgtttatgcTTTAAAGAAAGGGTAAGTGAAGGGAAATATAAGATAACACTGATATAAAAGAGATAACTAAGTTTGGAGGAGCTTAAACTCAATTAGTTAGTTTTTATTAAATTAAGTCAAGTTAAATTTTTATCTAGGTAACATGTGAGTGGTTTGATTATTTTTACTATGAAAGAGTACTCAACTCAACTACGCCttcatcccaaaaatttggggttggctatatggattcgctttctccaatatgaacgattttgggttaaattatgtttacgcttcatatgaccaaaccacctcaatctcccttctctcaacttatcttcaattggcacaactcctaccttttctctaatactctcattacagactttatctagtgtaatatggccactcatccaccttaacattctcatatctgcaactcttatcttatatgcatacgactctttcagtgcccaacactcactaccatataacatagccggtcgtatggctgtacggtaaaattttcctttcaatttattggaattcttacgatcacataaaactcccgtggcacgtcttcacttcaaccatccggttttaatcttatgactaatatcctcttcacatcccccatctacttgaaggactgagcctagatatttaaagtgattacttttggATAGTATCACTCTattcaaactaactcattccctatcaccagtttggccttcgctgaacttgcaatgcatgtattctgttttcgttctatttaacttaataccctttgactctagagtacttctccaaaattctagctttctattgactcattctcgtgTCTCATTTataagaacaatatcatccgcaaacatcatgcactctcttatatatgtttcgtcagttcatctaaaactaatgtaaaaatgtaagagataaaaataaaaatattttattttattaataatataatatatttatttaagtttGTTTAGGTGGacatatatttttttcaattttaattggttgataaatttgaaattaatttctCAAATCATATAAATAATCGCCAAAATGAAGATGCTAAAAAGAATAAAaagtttgaatttttaaaatttagttaagtttaaatattataaattttatagtaTTTATTTGCAATtaacataatattaaaaaaaaatcagttcTTTGAAGTTgactattattttttttatatctaataaaaattaatactCTTACAGTATACTTTACCATTACATCCGATACTTATATTTATtgataattttgatttaattttaaattagaatAAAAAATTCCAATTTGTAAAATTAAGAATGCTAAATTAAACTTCAAAGTTTTGCtagttttaattatatatatattaggcttagcgtttttttttttaatttttaattctatttataattttagtaattttatcttaaatatcaaaatttatttttttaactaaatATTCAACTTTATTTTCCAATTTACTTATGATAATTCACAACGATTCTATCCACCCACCATTATCCTATTATTACCGCTATTAACATctctcaatttaatttaaaaatatatatatatctctctctcaaatttattttatttctcaaattaaaaataaataaaagataaaactttcttcaaataaaaatatgaagtattttatacattaattacttatacaaaatataatattAGGTATATTGATTTAAAAGACAAGATGGTATTAATAAAGTATTTTACTTGCCCATTTAGTAAAGCATGTTACAATGGAtggtaatttaattaaattttgatattcAATATATACTTTTTATTATTGTATTTCTAcataaataataaagaaaaataccgaataattttatgattaaaaaggaaaaaaaaatcctcACAATAAAGAAGATAATAAATCATTTCAAAGGAGAAAATAAGACTTaaatatatcaataaaaataagtTAAGGATAAATACAAAATCGTTAAAAAAGATAgagatatgataattattaaaaaaataaaactcatGAGTAATGACTGAAAAAGAGGGAGGAGGAAGAGAATTTAGAGAAGGTTTTCACTTATTAACATAAATTTAAACTTTGAGTTTAATTAGGATAATACTTTTAGTTATcatccatttaattttttttaaataacatacacaaaaattattttcattcttaaataacaaaaattagacttcaaaaaatttttttgaaagtAGAAATCCAATTATTAACAATAAATCAgagtaaattatttaaaattaatttagttcaattcgATTGAGATAGCTCTAATTAAATTTGAGTTTGATAATTTTCAACCAATTTTAATTGAACCGTCCTGATCCAAACCCGGACCGGCCTTGTCTTTGGGCCGTTAGCTAAAAAAAACAAATGGAGGGAAGTTTTTTTTTGGGCGCCAAAAAGGTTCAAAGTCTCATTCCATCCTTTATTTAAATTTCTCAAAATGGGAATGGGCTAGAAACCCTAAATCACCAAATCGTTGATAAATTTTCGCTTTGCAGATTGTAGACTGCGATGGCTAAAGACGACGGGCAATTAAGTGCGGCGAGGCGAGCGTACAGAAGTGCACAGGAAGTGGGGAATCGGCAGGAGGAAGCTCGGTGGGCGAACTTGATAGGGGACATACTGAAGAACAGAGGAGAGTATGTGGAGGCACTCAAGTGGTTGCGTCTTGATTTTGATATCTCTGTCAAATACTTACCTGAGAAGCATTTGTTGCCTACTTGCCAGTCTCTTGGGGAGATCCATCTCCGCCTCCATCTGCTTGACGATGCTTTGCATTATCAGGTAAGAACGACAAATTGATGCtcttctttctctctcctcccccctCCCCTCCCCTCCCTTAATGCATAGTATTGGAGAAATGGGACTCTTGAGTGTCAATTGGGCTGAGGGTAATGAGAACTCTATAGAATAGATTGGTTGCTGATGGAAGGTGGGGAAACAACAAGGAAAGGAAGTCTGAATTGGGAAGCTGGGCAATTTAAATAATTCAGGTATGTTTCAGTGATAGGAAAGATggtgaaaatgaaaaaaataaaaaggaattaaTCTGGTGGTTGTTTGGTTGAGTTGGggacaattatatttttactGCATTGCAGGAAATGGGTGCAGTGGTTCTAATATTTTGATGTTTTGATATAAATTTTTTGTGTCTTTAGAAGAATAAAATAGCCTCTCTTTACTTTGATATTTTTTCCTCTTCTTAAAAAAtggtttttacaaattttttattttgctAGAAAACTAATGCAATAATAAGAAAGTATACTTGATAAatgtattaattttttaattcacaTGACTAAAGAAAAAGGCAATTACAACAAgaaattcagtttttttttttaaatattttttctttgctttttaagtttttagatggtTAATTTTGCGGGATAAATGAAAGGAGTTttgattatttttccttttcttttatttgttATCTCTTGCACTGTTTTGAACTATGAAAAGCCTTTCCTGCTCATCTGGAGCCTGTTTAGCGCTGCTAGTGCATTGCTTGTTGCAACCTGCATTTGCAGTGCTAGAACTTCCTAAAGCACAGGTGGCAGAAGCTGGTCCATTAgcagatttttatttattttttttttagggaAAGTGTTCTAACGCAGTTTAGAGAAGCCGCTCAAAATGGGTGGCATATGGGCCTTTGGTGGGTGAGAAAATGCCAGAAAGTGAGTGCTGTCAATGgtggaaatgaaaaaaaaaaaaaactgcactGTGCTTAGTTAAGTGGAAGCATATTGCTTTGAAGAAATTgtcatattaatttttatattgaaAGAGCTGTGAGTTTTTCAATCTATGATATATTATTGCAGAAAATGCACTTGGAGCTTGCTAAGAATGCCAATGACGTAATTGAACAACAAAGAGCTAGCACCCAACTGGGTCGCACGTACCATGAGCAATTTTTAAAACGCGATAATGACCATGATTCAGTTAAAAATGCAAAAAAGTATTTCAAGTCAGCCATGAAGCTTGCTCAAACACTTAAGGAGAATCCTCCAACTAATAAATCCTCTTTCCTTAAAGAATACATAGATGCACATAACAATATCGGAATGCTTGAAATTGATCTTGATAATCTGGGAGAAGCCAGGGAAATCCTAAccaaaggactaggaatctgtgATGAGGAAGAGGTCAATGAAGACGATGATGCCCGGAGTAGGCTCCATCACAATCTTGGAAATGTTTACATGGAGCTGAGGGAGTGGGGCAATGCTCGGGAGCACATTGAGAAGGATATCCTAATTTGTAAGAGAATTAGGCATTGTCAAGGGGAGGCAAAAGGATACATCAATCTTGGTGAATTGCATTATAGGATTCAAAAGTATGAGGAAGCAATTCGTTGCTATCGGAGGGCACTTGTTTTAGCAAAATCCATGGAAGATGAGACTGCTTTGGTTAAACAAATTCATCAAAATATTGCAACTGTAAAAGAAGCTAACAAGGTAATGGATGAATTGAAGAAAGAAGACCAAAATCTTAAGAAGTTAACGAGGAATACAGTGAATGCAATAGGCAGACCACATGAGCGGAAGTTTTTGCTGCAGCAGAATGAATTGCTTGATCGTCTTATTGAGAAGTCAAGCATGATCTTTGCATGGGAGGAGGTAATCTCCTGGACAATATGCAATTTTTTATATTCCTTTACTTGCTGTGTTGAATTGTtgtacttcagttaaaaatttgaaACGTACTTAAAAgtgctttttatttttatttttttattcatttggcTTCAATCAAGACTTGAACTCAAACCTCAACATTGGAGACAACTCCAATACCACCAAGTAAAAGCTCATTAGTTAGCAGTGTATTTAGTAATTGGATGCAATTGTATAGATCGTtcatatacaaaattaataatattgttaTATTCCATTGCATTTTACCAAATATAGCACTAAGTTTGAAACTACACCTCTCTAATTTTTTTTGCGTTATGGTATACTAGTCAATCGTTAAATTTGTGTTATTAGACATAACTACTATTATAAAAGAGACCAGTCAATCTTTAAGGTTCTTGGTATCATATTGATTAGATCAGCTTTCTTAGAAATTAGTCTCAATTGAATGACAAGGCAATTTTGCAAAgacacttaacaaagaaaaggacATTTAGGTATTTGCAAATAAGCGGAATGTTTGGTGGTGTATGCTTGTATTTACTCATTTTGAATGCTTAAGTAagctttctttttcattttttaatcttTAAGGTAGACTGTTAAATTTCATCTATGCTGACTAACATCCATGTGTATCTTGCCCCTATAGTTGATGTGCACTTTCTTTTCCATCTGTGGGACCTTCAGAGTTTATTGATGTAGCTGGTAATTATGTTTTCAGTGTTTCTCTAGTTCAAAACTCTGCAATTTGTGATGTTATTATTTGTAGCATTGTAAATATGCAAAATTGAAGAAGAGGATAGCAAAACAACTTTGTGACAAAGAAAAGTTGGGTGATGCATATCTGGTTCTTGGGGAGTCATACCAGAAGCTCAGAAACTTcaataaagccattaaatcagtCACAAAGAGTTGGGAAACATACAACTCAATTGTCAACTTGGAGGTAAGTTTATTGGTTCTGAGGTTTACTCGTGTATATACTAAAGTATTCTTTTACTGACAGTGAAGCATTTACTAGACCTAggaattttatttttacttttttgttCTAATCCTTGTCAATGAACTGAGAATCAAGGTACATGCATCTAATTTGAGCAACTGGGGATCTACTGATCTAGAGATGGTGTTAGAGCTGATGAACAATTTGTAGGTTAAGCTTTACTGTATTTTGACAGTCAATATACTCAATACTCTTGGTTCTTATTAATTTCAGGGTGAAGCATTAGCAAAAATTAGCATTGGTGACATTTTGGACTGCAGTGGTGATTGGATGGGAGCGCTAAATGCATTTGAAGAGAGTTATAGGTTGTTATATCTAAATCTTGGTTTCTTTTGTGAATGTTCCTTTTATTAGAGATTTAAAAAGTATCAGTCTATTTGAATTTTGAACAATTGATCCAGAGTTCAATCTTACACACCctcattatattatttaattcatttgtATCACAATATAGAAGTGGCTTATGCTTATCCATTCATGAAGTGTGGGCTTTCACATGAGCATTATGTTTTAGAGATATAACCTATCATTTGGCCCTTGTCTCATCCTTGAGCTTTTAGGTTTAATGGTTCTTTAACACCTTTATTAGAATTAGAGGATCAAGGGGTGCATAGAATGATGAAACGCTTACTGAATAACCTAGTTTCTTTTGAGCGATATTTGCACTAAGCATGAAGTTTTCATAGCTAAGATTTAGTGAAACAAGGGTTAAATGGGCAGTGTGCATATTAGGTATGGCTGTTTGTTTCTTAAAAACTGCAAGGGTATGCTTATCAGTGACAGTGAGTAGTGTTTGTGATATGAGGAACTATGTAATAGACAACAGTGAaaatctatcatatttacacttgCCTTTTTGGATGTGAATGCATATTTGATGGGTCCTTTATATGTTTGAAATGAAATTATGCTTTGACTTTGTTTTTCAGCCCATTCAAAAagctaaatcttttttttttttcatgatgttGAGTTTCGTGGTCTCTAGATGAGACGCATAGCAAAAATTGCATTTCCATGGATTTTAATTTCCTTGACTAATATACTTAAAGATGAGATAACTCAAGATGGGCCAACATCTCATTCTCCTTTTAGCCATGTGGCAATAATTGCACTATTCTTCC
It contains:
- the LOC110664051 gene encoding probable serine/threonine-protein kinase WNK7; the protein is MESNEDGGTHSEPPDPDVLEVDPTGRYIRYKEVLGKGAFKRVYKAFDEVNGLEVAWSQVQIDEVLQSPEDLERLYSEVHLLKSLKHSNIVKFYNSWIDDKNKTVNIITELFTSGNLRRYRKKHRNVDLKALKCWARQILMGLSYLHSHKPPIIHRDLKCDNIFINGNQGEVKIGDLGLATVMGQAHDKSVIGTPEFMAPELYDEDYNELVDIYSFGMCMLEMVTFEYPYSECRNSAQIYKKVSSGIKPAALSKVKDQEVKLFINKCLVPASQRLSAKELLMDPFLALNGLARNRPLPLPDIVLPRTAAFGDRCLMSEGPANTRNKPSSLDLDHDPDMPIITSSNNSIDGHLDSPCVEVRRAKRGNIFLLRGEGSDENSVSIVLRIADQNGSRVRNIHFIFYLDGDTAISVSSEMVEQLELEDQNITFIAELIDLLLLKLIPNWKPCVLIEHLVPQNRTENSKGNQKNHHSSENVETVSSTSCCQSCSLRGSVPIIETEECSGFIKLDEISHIDKFGYQTTAEVDDRGSAMSYVSAASTEWNDKRLSFNSNISMESALTDFDGNGLKGTLGEFFVRMESPFPDDKSKLMDMNNSHVEICSTNISSLPKDDNEDLRRELEDIEMKYQEAIKQIYKRRHEAILETTKRFSQKNVGFVH